A genomic window from Triticum dicoccoides isolate Atlit2015 ecotype Zavitan unplaced genomic scaffold, WEW_v2.0 scaffold4144, whole genome shotgun sequence includes:
- the LOC119346483 gene encoding disease resistance protein RGA5-like, with amino-acid sequence IKELLDHKRYLIVINDVWNLAAWEAIRLKLPENNSGSRIIVTTRIETVAKAASVYFVHHMEPMKLEASKELFMNRVFGPMAYWLGGQEKYMDTILKKCGGMPLAIISIASLLTNYRSVEGITVWERVSRSIGSQMESHPTLERMRQVITLSYDYLPRHLKACMMYLSIFPEHYVIGKYRLLYRWIAEGLVTEKRGLTLLEVAQEYLNELINRNMIQLEKFVLEQYGSTKVEVEGCRVHDMILEVMVSKSKDYGLEKLLDRLGEFKLLRVLDLEDCKSLRDKHMRDVCRLYLLRFLSLRGTNVKAIPDKIGNLEHLETLDIKSTSIGKLLPQTVTKLSKLECLRSNEWLLPRELGNMKALCVVDTGILDGDDVPLVTQEIGKLPQLQVLSIRIDTDEFLQESLTNLATSLSKTSTLQSLHLEYYGGKDGLEFLLHVSTPPPLLQFLGVYGRISQLPEWISSLTHLTKFVLGRTELVGDQLFHVLCKLPNLQSIQLGHGSYKGPGLVARDQSFPVLRILKVFGCSTMLTFEKKSMPELETLVLDFGDITQMGFVGVENLNSLKEVKLRGWKSNPAMQRAVEQLKTLSESNKIRVVVDW; translated from the exons ATCAAGGAGCtccttgatcataagag GTATCTCATTGTTATCAATGATGTATGGAACCTAGCAGCCTGGGAAGCTATCCGCCTCAAATTGCCAGAAAATAATTCCGGCAGCAGAATCATTGTGACAACTCGGATAGAGACGGTGGCCAAGGCAGCTAGTGTCTACTTTGTCCATCATATGGAGCCCATGAAATTAGAGGCTAGTAAGGAACTGTTCATGAATAGAGTATTTGGCCCCATGGCTTATTGGCTGGGTGGACAGGAAAAATACATGGACACAATTTTGAAAAAATGTGGCGGGATGCCATTGGCCATCATTAGCATCGCCAGCCTTCTGACAAACTATAGGTCGGTTGAAGGCATAACAGTATGGGAAAGAGTTTCTAGATCAATTGGTTCTCAGATGGAGAGCCACCCTACCCTCGAGAGGATGAGGCAGGTGATTACACTCAGCTATGACTACCTGCCTCGTCATCTCAAGGCCTGCATGATGTATCTCAGCATTTTCCCAGAGCATTATGTGATTGGAAAATATAGGCTGCTATACAGATGGATTGCCGAAGGTTTGGTCACTGAGAAGCGAGGGCTGACTTTGTTGGAGGTTGCACAAGAATATTTGAATGAGTTGATAAATAGGAACATGATTCAGCTGGAAAAGTTTGTATTGGAACAATATGGTTCTACAAAAGTAGAAGTAGAGGGGTGCCGGGTGCATGACATGATCCTTGAGGTCATGGTGTCCAAATCCAAGGA TTATGGCCTTGAGAAGCTCTTGGACCGTCTAGGCGAGTTCAAATTGCTCAGGGTACTTGACCTAGAAGATTGCAAGTCCCTGCGAGATAAGCACATGAGAGATGTTTGCCGATTGTATCTCCTCAGGTTCTTGAGCTTGAGGGGTACAAATGTCAAAGCGATTCCTGACAAAATTGGCAACCTAGAGCACTTGGAGACTCTTGATATAAAAAGTACAAGCATCGGGAAGTTGTTGCCGCAAACTGTGACAAAGCTGAGCAAACTAGAGTGCCTCAGGTCCAATGAGTGGCTTCTGCCACGGGAGCTAGGGAACATGAAGGCGTTGTGCGTGGTGGACACGGGAATCCTCGATGGCGATGATGTTCCATTGGTTACCCAAGAGATCGGCAAGCTACCACAGCTGCAGGTGCTAAGTATCCGAATTGATACGGATGAGTTCTTGCAGGAGTCTTTGACTAACCTTGCCACCTCCCTGAGCAAGACAAGCACTCTCCAATCGCTCCATCTGGAATACTACGGGGGTAAGGACGGTTTGGAGTTTCTCCTTCATGTCTCCACGCCGCCACCACTCCTCCAATTCCTTGGTGTATATGGCCGCATCAGCCAACTGCCTGAATGGATCTCATCACTCACACACCTCACCAAGTTTGTTCTAGGACGGACAGAACTTGTTGGCGACCAGTTATTTCATGTCTTGTGTAAGTTGCCAAATCTGCAGAGCATCCAACTGGGGCATGGTAGCTACAAAGGACCAGGACTAGTTGCACGTGACCAAAGTTTCCCGGTGTTGAGGATCTTGAAGGTGTTCGGATGTAGCACCATGCTCACATTCGAGAAAAAATCAATGCCAGAGCTCGAGACACTTGTATTGGACTTTGGTGACATTACCCAAATGGGCTTTGTTGGCGTCGAGAACTTGAACAGCCTTAAAGAGGTCAAGCTCCGTGGTTGGAAAAGCAACCCAGCAATGCAGCGTGCAGTTGAGCAGCTCAAGACTCTCTCTGAGTCCAACAAGATCAGAGTTGTAGTGGACTGGTGA